A single window of Liolophura sinensis isolate JHLJ2023 chromosome 6, CUHK_Ljap_v2, whole genome shotgun sequence DNA harbors:
- the LOC135467959 gene encoding cytochrome P450 26B1-like yields the protein MKVESVDVCSPGRLFVTGALFILTCVLWYCHRKKDGGYGGLKLPPGSLGLPLLGETISLARQKVEFFRERRDKFGDIFKTHLFFRPIVRVSGASNLKQILKGDDKIVNAIHPSGIRTLLGTESLSQSQGKIHRYRKRGFMQGLTGRHLESYGNGMAAMIQEALLDWSSQSRVELADSVQLLTLQLVMSILYGPNISKEDIKVLGSHAATILANLFSLPLNLPGSSYNKAVTARNHLELFAKKFAKNLIGKVKNNNLPPVLVTILKDANFDEDGNVTEELLTKLTDSSVEIIVAGTGTLFSTIMNSILLLGKNQGMMKKLYEELTDHYLDDPVTAPLSSIGLQRLQSLTYLDNIVKEVLRVYPPVGGGYRTAKEAFELDGYLIPKDWTVSFSIRETHENQSIPLREQFDPDRWQEDNPDRPDKQRFAYIPFGAGVRSCPGKEFAKMAMKLTILELCRSYKWTVLDSYNMALFPTPKPDKDVRVNFTRLKR from the exons ATGAAGGTAGAAAGTGTAGATGTGTGCTCGCCTGGTCGCCTCTTCGTCACGGGGGCTCTCTTCATCCTCACGTGCGTCCTTTGGTACTGTCACCGTAAGAAAGACGGTGGTTACGGTGGGCTTAAGTTACCCCCGGGCTCACTTGGTTTACCTCTCCTGGGTGAGACCATAAGCCTGGCCCGTCAGAAG GTTGAATTTTTCCGTGAACGCAGAGATAAATTTGGAGATATTTTCAAGACGCACTTGTTTTTCCGCCCGATTGTGCGAGTCAGTGGTGCCAGCAATCTCAAGCAGATTCTTAAGGGCGACGATAAGATTGTAAACGCCATTCACCCTTCAGGGATTCGTACTCTCCTAGGAACTGAATCTTTGTCTCAGTCTCAAGGGAAAATTCACAGATACCGGAAGCGCGGGTTTATGCAAGGGTTGACGGGAAGGCATCTGGAGAGTTACGGAAACGGCATGGCCGCCATGATCCAAGAGGCCCTGCTGGACTGGAGTTCTCAGAGCCGTGTGGAGCTCGCTGATTCTGTGCAATTGCTTACCCTACAGCTGGTTATGTCCATCCTGTACGGTCCGAACATATCAAAGGAGGATATAAAGGTGTTAGGGTCCCATGCCGCTACGATACTGGCGAACCTGTTCAGTCTGCCGTTGAATCTACCTGGCAGCTCCTACAACAAG GCAGTTACAGCAAGAAATCATTTAGAACTATTTGCcaaaaaatttgcaaaaaacCTGATCGGCAAAGTGAAGAATAACAACTTGCCTCCTGTTTTGGTGACGATTCTAAAGGATGCGAATTTTGATGAGGATGGAAATGTGACAGAAGAACTTCTGACTAAGCTGACCGATTCCAGCGTGGAAATCATCGTGGCTGGCACTGGAACCCTCTTCTCAACCATCATGAATTCCATACTTCTGCTGGGCAAGAACCAAGGAATGATGAAGAAGCTCTACGAAGAGTTGACAGATCACTATTTAGACGATCCCGTCACTGCTCCCCTCTCCAGCATTGGATTGCAACGGCTGCAGTCTCTGACATACCTGGACAACATTGTGAAGGAGGTGCTCCGAGTATATCCTCCAGTTGGTGGTGGCTACAGGACAGCCAAGGAAGCATTTGAGCTTGAT GGATACCTTATCCCTAAGGACTGGACTGTCTCATTCAGTATTAGAGAGACCCACGAGAACCAGTCAATCCCATTGCGGGAGCAGTTCGATCCGGACAGATGGCAGGAGGATAATCCAGACAGACCGGACAAACAAAGGTTTGCCTACATCCCCTTCGGGGCTGGAGTACGATCATGTCCCGGGAAAGAGTTCGCCAAGATGGCCATGAAACTGACCATATTGGAACTTTGCCGGTCATACAAATGGACTGTATTGGACAGCTATAATATGGCGCTTTTCCCAACCCCCAAACCTGACAAAGATGTCCGGGTCAACTTTACTAGGCTAAAGCGGTGA